The nucleotide window AAGAGGAGTGCCTGGTGATTGTTCCTCCTCAATTTGGACTTCTTGTGACCCCATGGATGAGTAAGATGAGTGTGTGGAGGGTAGGAAGATTGGGAAGTctgtggtggaggggaggggtatACATTTTGTCAGCACTGGGGAGAGGGCCTTTTAGAATAGggcctttgtttcttttttttttttttcatttgttttggaattgtttgtgtttaaaagaaacaaagcaaaattAAATAAACCTCAAATTAAttgaataaagaaaaaacaaaattaagtcaaaatgagaaacaaaattaaatgaaaaaaaaaagtaagaatccacctataatttatatttatttatttgtcttatGGCCTGGCACTATGAATTTTTATCTTaagaatatttttcattttaaaatgcataGACAAGTGTGTTCTTTGGAGAGTTCCCAAACTCTCATGTTAAGAGTGCAATTTGATTTCCAACTGCTGCAACCTCCTGTTCCTACTTAAATTGTCCTTAATTAAGAGTCTTCAATAGGCATGATACAACAGGCATCCTGTCCTGTATTAATGTAGTACTCTTTGCTGCAGAAGTCTGCTTTTCCAAATGATTAATGTTAATGTTCATCTGGAAATACTGGTCCATTTTGTTGCAGTCATTGTGCAACTGCAGACCAGTTCTGTACAAgatgatgcctcttcagcttcCACAGCAATACAATAGAAATGGTCTTTTTTACAACAGATCTGGTGCAGGTcttctaaaataaaatacaaacacatctcttttttaaatattttattattctaaTGTGCATTTAAACATCAGCAGAATGAAAAATCAACAACACTATATACACCAATGTATTTGCAAAATCTATAATACAATTTTTTCTGTAAAGTTTGGAATAATGAATAGGCTAGCAAAGATGAATTGTTTTATAAAAATGTGTATACTAGGGAAGGAGTTCTGGGAGGAACCATACAAAAGCGTATACCACATGGATTAAGATAcccattttaattttgaaaatgatgCTTTTAGAATAGGTTTTGACTGTTTATAAGACTAAAATGACTCAACTAGTACTGTACTGCTAATTGTAAACTTTACAGTTGTAGATGCTTCTAACTTTCAGAGGTTTCATTTTCATTAGCTGTGGTGGTATAAGCTCATTTATCTATTTTCCTAATGAGGTGAATTGTAAGTTTCACCAAAATTGTGTTCCATGGGGCCTAATTAAAATCAGGCAAGAGAGTGTATACAAAAGTCACCAAGGTAGTTTTAATCAAACGAAAATGAAAAGGACTAATTAAAGAGAACGATGCCTATCATTAGATTCCCTAGACAAAGCAAAGTACTGTGCTTAATTTTGTTGGGTAATACCGGTCAAGTGGAATGCATTGTTTCACTCCAGCATAGGTGTAATACTTTTCAATTATTGAGTAAAGAAGTGTACTGCAATTGAAATAAAGCCAAGAAATTATCTGATGTTCCTCAAGGTAGAAAAGAGTTACATGACATACTGAAAGTTCTGGAAGCACATTCCCAAATTATATgctattcattttttttaggcACCTCTTGTTGAGGGTGTGTCCATCTGTCTGCCTGCCtacctgtctgtctgtctgtctgtccatccatGTGAATTGAGCAGGCACTGTTACTGGTGAGCTTCCCAGGTGTGATATAGTGCATGATTCATGTCAGGAAGTGCAGGAATAGGGAGAGCCAGCGTGCACTCTTTCTGCTGCTGATGCTAGAGTAGGGAGATGGTGAGCAGGTGAGTTATAGAAGTGGAAACGTTGCCACGAGAGAGCCTCAGCAGCTGGCAGAGTGTCCCAGGGCCAAGAAATAAAGTTTAGGAAGTGTCTGGAGGACAGATTCACCAAACATGTCTTTGTGTAATGCTAAGAGGATGCATTTttcaacttattttatttaaaaggaaaataaaagaggAGCATTTGTACATAACTGATGGGATTAATATTCTTTGAATAAACTGTGCTTTCTTCTGATTTCTAATCAGAGAGCATTTTATAACTTGGTGCATTTTAGAGGTTTTAAAAAGACACTTTTCATTGGCTGGAggtctgaaatagtaactcacttGGTTTtgagaacttaaataaataaaataaataaataaacctgggaAACATCTTGTTCAGTGTCCTGATCCTAACTTGGCCATATAAATTTTGAGATGTATGTCCAATCAATTGTGGTAAAACTTGCTCGGATAATAtgttcacataggggtagatttttaaaaactgcgcgatcgcgtacttttgtttgcgcagcaggcgcaaacaaaagtacgctggattttataagatacgcgcgtagccgcgtgtatcttctaaaatcctggatcggtgtgcgcaaggctgccgattttgggcagccggcgcgcgccgcgccgcgcagcctgtctccgttccctccgaggccgctccgaaatcggagcggcctcggagggaactctttcaccctcccctcccctcccctcaccttcccctcccttcccctacctaacccaccctcccggccctatctaaaccccccccccttacctttatccacggatttacgcctcccggagagagacgtaaatccacgtgcgccagcgggctgctggcgcgctgagacccgacccgggggtggttccggagggcggggccacgcccctggtcccgccccgggccggcaccacgcccccggtcccgcccctgaaacgccgtgcCCCACCCCTAAAACGCTGCATCGTTCGGCCCCACCCCTGACacacccctgacacacccccgacacgccctgacatgcccctttccaaaaaccccgggacctacgcacgtcccggggttctgtgcgcgccggcggcctatggaaaataggcgcaccggcgcgcaaggccctgctcgcataaatccgggcggatttacgcgagcagggcttttaaaatccgcccgatataTTGTTGCAGTATAtatgatttttcttatttttatgttcTAGTTAAGAATGgagattgtcccctaagcaggcatTAACACTGATAGTATCCGGTTGTTTTATTCTGCTATGCATATTGTTTATCTGGATTTGTGAAAGCTTCAATATTTCAACAATGTCAATAGTGACTGGACCTCAAGGTTATAATTCACACTTTAATAATGAATATatagaataaataaatgtgaatcgtttatttaatctttcaaataattaaaaatatgagatgacactccatgaagttattaaatagaacatttaaaacaaattggaaaaaagtatttttcactcagtgtgcaattaatttttgaaatgtattgccagaggaagtggaaAAGGCAGCTCACATAGATGgatttaaccttttagatcccaacgttccacaagtggaacatttttttaaatgattttaattactccaaacctaaagaaaatcaaattttcaACCATTTAGCTTGAGAGTATAGAACTTGAACAGTCTAAATCCAAAAATGTGATGTTCCTAGATGAATACTCTTAAAGATATGAATATGCAAAATAGGTCAAAAACTGAAGTTTTGACATAGTTTGACCTTTTCTCCTTTTGGTATGATACTGAGTGTCAATAAAGGACTTGTGTGATATATTCAAGTTCCCAAGGGTTTTCTGATCATGTTGGCATAAATCTTTCTTTTGTAGGTAAGATACAAATTGATCAGCACCAATTTATGTTTGCATGTTCCACATGTGGAACGTTGGGATCTTTGTGGttcaaaatatacacatttttgaaaaatgaataaaatgcaaaaaacggttcacaaatattttaaaaaatggtaaattacatataatcccatgctctctctcatgcataaacatacacacagacttctcattctcatgctgtctctcaagcacatacacaggcttcactcccatgctctctctctctctcaaacatacatacacacaggcttatcACTCCCATACACCATATGAGGAATCTTACTGTCTCCTGGGCCTCCATCTCAGGATGCAAGGACTGAGCAaggtcctcttctcgggccgcgggaGACTAGCTCTGCGACAGCGTCTtcttctcgggccccgcgagactagctccgcacgagcgagactagctccgagacgccgtcctcttctcgggccccgcgagactagctccgcacgagcgagactagctccgagacgccgtcctcttctcgggccccgcgagactagctccgcacgagcgagactagctccgcgacgccgtcctcttctcgggccgcgcaagactagctccgcacgagcgagactagctccgagacGCCGTCCTCTTTTCGGGCCGCgcgagcgagactagctccgcgacGGTCCTGTTCATTTCCTAATTTGGAATACAATGAAAACTCAGAAGTACTTGACTGTTGAAGAAGCAGTTGAACAAGTTTTGGGCGATTCTGAAGCTACAGAAGCTGATATTGTGATTTTACCACCTTCAGATAATTTAGAAGACTCAGATATCGAAGATATCAATGACGAAGACCTAGCACCAGAAGTACCAGCAGATGTGTGTGGTGAAGTGGAAGTTGCAGTTGAGTCACGCGATGAGGAAGTGGATGAGGATGACAAATTGCTATCAACCTATTGTCAAGAATCAGGAGATACCAAAAGAAAACGAAACTCAGAGAAGCCAAAGCCAAGATGGATCAAGACAGATGATTTCACGACCACAATGGAAGAGCATGCCCCAACAAAGTTGGCTGATATTCGTCCAGATCTTCTTCAAAACACACCATTTGAACTTTTCATAGAAATTATGGGTGAAGATTATTTAGAAGAATTAGCATACATGACAAATATATATGCCAGGCAGAAATTGGCAAGCATTGACACAAATGCTGACGAAATCACTCGTTTCTTCGGAATACTCTTGCACAGTGGCTATCACCATGTTCCAAAAGAAAAGCATTACTGGTCAACTGCAGAAGATTTGAGCAACCAAATTGTGCCAAAAACCATGTCAAGAAAACGCTTTGAGGACCTGAGAATCTATTTTCATATTGTTGACAATTTGCAACTACCACCTGGAAAAGCTGCAAAAGTTGAGCCATTTTATACCCATTTATCTGCTCAGTTTTTGAAGATTGGAGGTGTTTTTAGTGAAAGCCTGAGCATTGACGAATCAATGGTACCATATTATGGTCATCATAGCTGCAAAATGTTCATTCGAGGAAAACCAATTCGATTTGGATACAAAATATGGatgatgtgcagtccagatggtTTTCCATTTTCAATGCAGATTTATACAGGTGCCAAATATCAGCCAGAAGAATCAGGCACTGATAAAACTGAAAAAGTTCCACTTGGTACAAGAGTAATTTCGGATTTGATTTCAGTCATTCAAGAGCCAAGAAATCATTGCCTTTTCTTTGATAATTTCTTCACATCACACAACTTGATGGTGGAACTGAAAGAAAAGGGATTTCGAGCAATTGGCACTGTCAGAGAAAACAGAACTGGGAAATGTCCCCTAATGGCACCTAAAGAACTGCGCAAGAAAGATCGTGGGGAATTTGATTATCGTGGTGATGGAGACATCATCTGTGTCCGCTGGAATGACAGCAGTGTGGTCACAGTCATGTCCAACTGGATGAAGCCATTTCCACTTCAAAAAGCCAGCCGCTATtctctcaaagaaaagaaaaaagttctaaTAAAGCAACCAAAAATAATTGGTGCTTACAATCAAGGCATGGGTAGTGTTGATCTACTTGACCGGCTTTTATCAGCTTACCGCCCAACACTTCGCTCCAAAAAGTGGTGgtggaatttattttcaaatggctTGAACATGGCTGTTGTGGCAGCTTGGAAAATTCACTGCCATCTGCTTGGAAAAGAAGCAAtgagccacttggacttcctACGTGAAGTATCTACCGTAGCAATGAAATGTGGCCTTTCAAGCTACCGCATCCGGAAAGGAGGTCCTACAGCATCCATAAGTGCTGATGTAAAGGCATCACAGCCTCACTTCTTGTCCACAACTTCCCAAGGCCGATGTGCTGTCTGCtccaaaaatactaaaaagtggTGTAAATTTTGTGGTAAAcgtttacatgaaaaatgttttccagattatcatgcttgatttttttgactAATTTTCATTCTTATGTATGATATCAGCTGTAGTATTGCAGTATGTtacaagaattacctaaaataaagaaatgttacaagaattacctaaaataaagaatttttgaaaaagtactttttgaCTCCTGAAGATCCCAACGTTCCACTAGTGGACATGCGTTTTTCTCAAAAACCCATAGTCCGATTTCCTTGAAAAttgttttataccatatttgggtctagttaactaagatatgtaaaaaggggtatcaggaaataagtccttcaatgagcgggatctaaaaggttaaaaaggtttggacaagttcttggagaagtccataaactgtcatTAACCAGATAAATATGGGGAAACTCTCTTTTTATATTGGGCATTAGCAgtatgggatctatctactgtttacgatcttgccagatacttgtgacttggattggccactgttggaaacaggataatgggcttgatggaccctcagtttgacctagtatggcaatgcttatgttcttTTCTCTCTGTGAAAAGGTCCTGGGATGCACTTGATGACATGATAAGTACATACTGTATTCACTGGAAGTTTgaatggctttttgaggtttgTAGCATGGAAGATAAACTATATTCAAGGACATATATCTATTGTTAAATGTTTTTGTATACAATATACAACCTGTCTTTTATATGGTACATGATTATACTGGTGCATGAGTTGTTAACAGCAGGTCTCTTATAGCCTGCAGAGAATGAGCTGCATCATCCAAACATCCACAttttagggtctgattttcaaaagcatttacatatgtaaaactgggttttacatatgtaaatgcattaCACCTGAGTAAATGggattttcaaaattgctacaatatatggcattaaattgtcaataggttttacccatgttaagtgcacttaacatgggtaaaatggcttttgataattgctatgacagtatgttacatttacatgtataactcctttgaatattTACCTGTAAAATTAGTTACCACCGTAAGAGCTGCATTGGGTGATATTAAAGTCCCTTTCCTATTTGTATATTGTCAAAATGTGAAGAGAAACATGCTGCCTGCTTATTAATCTCTGAAAACGGGAGAGGAGATGCATGAGAGGGCTCAGTACTCAATGGGATCATCTGGCAATGTGACTGATGGCCACTCAATAAAGCAACcgcaaagagaaaacaaataacATTTGCTCTGCTGCAAAAGGAGTCAGCAATTAAGAAAATGAATCAATCAGGTTTGGAAATCTTGCATATTAAATAATAAGAAAGAGGTTGTTGAACTCACTTCGATCTAAGATTTCAAGGATAAGCTCATAACCCTTAGCATTTTGTGCCTGTGCAAAGTCCATCATGCTAAATGTCGAGGTCTGAGTTTGTGTATGAGTTAAAATGATTATAGTTTCTTTTATCCTTTTTGACTCTTGATCCCTtctataaggaaaaaaaaaagtattgcatGCACTGGAAATATTATATTCACCCCTTCATATTATATAGACCTTTCATACTCTGTTAAAAATGGTTTCTTAAGTTTTGGTTTTCAATCTTTATTACCACATCTTCAGTCTGCAAGGCTGACCCGAGGGGATGAAGGGCTAAGGGCACTTTAGCCAACTTGTATCCCTTCCAAAGAGCAGCAGGGTCCCCCCACCTGACATGTTGAGGAATGAAGGGGGTGCATAACTCTTCCTTGCTCAATACAGAAATCTTTGCCATGAGGGTAACTGTGCTGCAGTTTTTAGTGTGCCAGCAATCCCAAATGATATCAGACATTGCGAGCAGCGTTAATGTGGCAACACGAGGCTGTCAGAAGGGCAGGACCTGTGAAAATTGCCACAATTTGACCCCTTCTTCTCCCAAGGACAATTCTGTCAGTCTGTCATTGGtacagaaaaagtaaaaaaaaatctttaaaatatcaACATACCTTGCGCTAACATGACGGGATTTGACCaataaaatacatgcacatgAAAATGAGAAACAGTATGACCGTGCACAGCAAAGGAATAGAAAATGTATAGTGGATGAAATAGGGATGACAAAAGAGGCAAAGAAGGACTAGGATGGAGAACTGTGTCTGTAAAGTGACTTGGGAAATGCAAGATAAAATAGAGGTTTGCAAGGCATGGCAGAGAGTATAGGCCATAAATAAAGGAAACTACAAAAATGCTTCCCTTAAGAGTTGATTCAGAGGGTTGATTGGGATATCCAAAAAGAGACTAAATATGGGTGTGGGGCAACTGAAATTACAGGAAAATAATGAGAGGAGAGGCAAGATCTAGCACATAGTGCATGGTCTATTCACAATTGTGAGAGATTGAACCAATTGTACACTTACAAGAACTAAAGGTTAAAATAAAaaccacattttattttttcttatttcagaTTGATAGCAGATGTATTTCATCTACATCAAAAACCAATTCCCAATATGGGGCCTATTCAATAAGGTTTAATGAGCACTTTAAAGCCATTTTGCCTGTGCTAAAGATAGCATGCTATGCAATAAAACCTTAATGCTTTAAaacaagcataaataaaaaataaaaacccttaATGCTCACATTAAGATGATCCCTGAACATAGTAAAATGTAGTATAACAAACAATAGGAAGATacaaggggatagactcaggaacaacatcaggaaatatttcttcatggataggGTGGAGGAAACACGGAATGCCCTCCTAGTAGAGCTAGTGAAGATGAGAActataatggaattcaaaagagcttggGATAAATATAGAAGATCCCTAgcagctaaaggatggaaatgaagataaggggtaacctgcatggagtggtagttactacattaacagaatacaaaataaaataaaataaaataaataaataaagcttgcagGATAAACGCTTGATGATCCAGACaagaaggaagagcagtcagAACTTTCACGTTTCAAAAGTAATCTTTAGCCAGAGGCGTACTAAGGGGGGGTGGCAACAGGGGGAGGGATGCCATTGCTGCTGGCAGGAAGGACCTGCCGGCGGCGTAGAACAGTGACGTGGTAGGGGAAAccctgccagcaaaagcaaggacctgcagTGACAGAGGCCAGTGACACCACCAGCATTTCTTGGAGCCGGTGTGGCAGCAaagaacaggcccagcattgCCGCCAGTGCTCCAGGAGCCAGCAGCAGAAGTACAAACCTAGCATTGCCGCCAGCGCTCCCGGAGCCAGCGACAGAAGAAAAGGTCTGCGGCATATCTAGGAACTCCttggatttggcccggagactccggaattctgaatgaattgccGGGTCTCCGGGTCAACATCCGAAAACTCCAGCTGCAGAGGAAGAAAGCGGGCCTTGAgtgctgccggtggaccccatACCACTGGTGGCGAAGCAAGAAGAGGCACGTGCATGATCCGATCGGGAGCAAGAGGAAGCTCGCTCAGCAGCTGCTCCTCCTGTGCCAGCCCCTCTGTATTCAATGAGCACCCTCCAGCAAACCAGCCTCTCAGCCTGAGAAGCTTGCAGAAGATCTTTCAGATTGTTGCAGGTGCTGGGGGCAACCTATGACTAGTTGCAGATATCTGGGAGCATAGCCTGATCAAATAATTTGCTTGGTTTGTTGATTCTAGAAGCAGCTGCTGGGTATAATGCCTTGCTGGGAACTAAAGACTGACATAGATAAATCTGGCAGCTCCTCCAGGGGAGTTGCTGCCGATTTGGAAGACATTCCTTGATGAAATTCTGGAGCTGGAAACCACCAGGCATCCTCTCATAGCAATGATGCAGTATTCCCTGTAGCTTTGTGCTGCTCTGGCAAACAGGTTAATCTCAGGTTTTGCTATAATGAACCTTTCTCAGGACATGCAGGCCCTGATAGCCATGTTCCATTCCATTGCTCCCTTGCATCCGACCAGAGATCTACTGTATAGGCCTCCAGAGGACCTGGAGCTGAAGGACCTGGTGTCCGAAGACCAACCTCTCCCATGGCCTGAGTCCGAGGGCTGCAGTATCAGCAGGCTTCGGCAGACCCCTCTTGGTCGAATATCTGCTAACTTAAGAATAAATGTACAGCTTAGAAAATTATACTTGTAATTAAAAATGATACATGTATAAATGGACAAGATTTATCACATTCACCAAATAGTACTTATCATAAAACTATGTAACCAAAtctttatggcacctgtttagaaTGTATGTTCCTatacatttacccacattaattttgtgcctttctgtaaaccgttgtgatggtatttaacttaacgacggtatagaaaagattttacataaataaataaactagatggaccactttggatctttgttaatgatggtagaaaaagaccaaaaaatagtccatccaggctgcccacaCAGATTCATCCATATTAGGTATATGCGCACACAAAATCCCTTATGCAACCAGATACCAACACCTCCCCACAAAGCATTTGCCTGTCCCGCATTGCTGTCCTGAACATATTCGAAAACTGTCAAAGTGATGGCCTCCACTTTTCTACTAGTAAGGCATATCAGATCCTTCCATCTTCAACTTTGTTTCCCACAAACTCAATACCCAACCCAACACTTAGGCCCCTTTCTATTACCAAATTATGTAGTAATCCCCAGAGTCACAAAGGTTAGTGATGCTGTGGTAAAAAAGATTTGGCTTCCATATAGTGAGTTTGAATTTTAAGTATGGTCAATCCTATTGTACTACTGCTGTTTAACGTTGTGACTATCACtcagtgcaagttaccccatactTGCTATTTAGGGTTGtgactgccactctatgcaggttagcACAAAGCACAAATAATATATTAATGTATATGCACTAAAATTAGCAGTGCCCTGAGTTGAAAATTTTTTGGACAGAAGTATTGTCCAGCTTGGAAAAGATCTTAcgagccacaataccaagagactTAAAACTTTGTCTATTACGGTTACCAATGGGAGACATAAAAGATCTGCCGGAGGGAGATCTTAAGTTTTTGGACAAAGCATTACTGATAGCGCTACAGACGATTATGGCCCAATGGATTTCAAAGGACAGACCAACGGGTGGTCAATGGCATCAGCGGTTGGTGACATTGCTACAACATGAGACATGGACAGCCAACTCGCAATCAAAGGCGAAGCAGGAATTTTGCGCCATAATCTGGAGTAAATTTTGGCAGTCCCTTACTCCATTCAAGAGGGATATGATTCTTAAGGTGGTAAACTATCAGTACAAACATTCTGGAGAGACTCTATTCACAATATAATGGACAGAGACACATGGGAGCTGATACTGCTGGTTGTCTATTTAGGCTGGAAGATTGATGGTGTgtgtagggaggggggggggggaaacagtaTTGGGGGAATAGAGGGGGGAAAAAGGTGGGAACCGTAAGGATATGGGGGCAGGTGTATTTTGTATGTTGATTTTTGTTGTGGAattattgaaaatttaataaagaaagaatttaaaaaaaaaaaaaaaggttattatCAAAAAATCTGGTTTTGTACTTTCCATCTGCTGTTTACTGTGAGCCTGATAAAAGCCCaacaattaacgcctgccttggacctggtgttagatttttatttagcATGGAAAGTCTTGAAAACTCCCAGATAACCATCCTGAAAGGAAAATAATGGTTAACAGCAAAAATTTCAATTCCCCTTGCCTGCTGTTaggattcctcctgtagctgcgccataggaggcatctcacctttttctggaggctgctccgaagccagggcctcacctgagcaattgtccggatcctgctccatggcctgggcggccttcggtgttgttcggggcctactcgaggcctgctccactgcagcctggatgc belongs to Rhinatrema bivittatum chromosome 7, aRhiBiv1.1, whole genome shotgun sequence and includes:
- the LOC115096079 gene encoding piggyBac transposable element-derived protein 3-like, translated to MKTQKYLTVEEAVEQVLGDSEATEADIVILPPSDNLEDSDIEDINDEDLAPEVPADVCGEVEVAVESRDEEVDEDDKLLSTYCQESGDTKRKRNSEKPKPRWIKTDDFTTTMEEHAPTKLADIRPDLLQNTPFELFIEIMGEDYLEELAYMTNIYARQKLASIDTNADEITRFFGILLHSGYHHVPKEKHYWSTAEDLSNQIVPKTMSRKRFEDLRIYFHIVDNLQLPPGKAAKVEPFYTHLSAQFLKIGGVFSESLSIDESMVPYYGHHSCKMFIRGKPIRFGYKIWMMCSPDGFPFSMQIYTGAKYQPEESGTDKTEKVPLGTRVISDLISVIQEPRNHCLFFDNFFTSHNLMVELKEKGFRAIGTVRENRTGKCPLMAPKELRKKDRGEFDYRGDGDIICVRWNDSSVVTVMSNWMKPFPLQKASRYSLKEKKKVLIKQPKIIGAYNQGMGSVDLLDRLLSAYRPTLRSKKWWWNLFSNGLNMAVVAAWKIHCHLLGKEAMSHLDFLREVSTVAMKCGLSSYRIRKGGPTASISADVKASQPHFLSTTSQGRCAVCSKNTKKWCKFCGKRLHEKCFPDYHA